The following proteins come from a genomic window of Burkholderia stabilis:
- the lptF gene encoding LPS export ABC transporter permease LptF, which produces MIFERSLQRELAYTAGAVFMVLLTIMLTTMMIRIVGYAASGEIDPRDVLVLIGLTVIGYLAVMLVVTLFVSILFVLTRWYRDSEMVVWLASGVSLTRLIKPIGVFATPIILLIAFFAFVGWPWSNQQSKMIKARFQQRDEISLLAPGQFRESAANHRVFFIEKMTPDQSKVQNVFVTSTENGKVNVVVSQTGHTETRDGSRFVVLEDGRRYDGTPGQPNFKIMEFERYGVKITSTPVTNVPTTNSTPTPDLLRNPTRDNLAEFAWRAGLPLIAINLMVLGIPLSYQNPRRSRTINLVMAVLIYLTYSNLLNVVQAQIEQGKMSFGVGLVGLHLVVAAIVAFIFWLRVRNRPLFTRALFGRSGA; this is translated from the coding sequence ATGATCTTCGAACGCTCCCTCCAGCGCGAGCTTGCGTATACGGCTGGCGCCGTGTTCATGGTGCTGCTCACGATCATGCTCACGACGATGATGATCCGCATCGTCGGCTACGCCGCGTCCGGTGAAATCGATCCGCGGGACGTGCTCGTGCTGATCGGCCTGACCGTGATCGGCTACCTCGCCGTGATGCTCGTCGTCACGCTGTTCGTATCGATCCTGTTCGTGCTGACCCGGTGGTACCGGGACTCCGAAATGGTGGTGTGGCTCGCGTCGGGCGTGAGCCTCACGCGCCTCATCAAGCCGATCGGCGTGTTCGCCACGCCGATCATCCTGCTGATCGCCTTCTTCGCGTTCGTCGGCTGGCCGTGGTCGAACCAGCAAAGCAAGATGATCAAGGCGCGCTTCCAGCAGCGCGACGAAATTTCGCTGCTCGCGCCGGGCCAGTTCCGCGAATCGGCCGCGAACCACCGCGTGTTCTTCATCGAGAAGATGACGCCCGACCAGAGCAAGGTGCAGAACGTATTCGTGACGTCGACCGAGAACGGCAAGGTCAACGTCGTCGTGTCGCAGACGGGGCACACCGAGACGCGGGACGGCAGCCGTTTTGTCGTCCTGGAAGACGGCCGCCGCTACGACGGCACGCCGGGCCAGCCGAACTTCAAGATCATGGAGTTCGAGCGCTACGGCGTGAAGATCACGAGCACGCCGGTCACCAACGTGCCGACCACCAACAGCACGCCGACACCCGACCTGCTGCGCAACCCGACGCGCGACAACCTCGCGGAATTCGCGTGGCGCGCGGGGCTGCCGCTGATCGCGATCAACCTGATGGTGCTCGGCATTCCGCTGTCCTACCAGAACCCGCGCCGCAGCCGCACGATCAACCTCGTGATGGCCGTGCTGATCTACCTGACGTACTCGAACCTGCTGAACGTCGTGCAGGCGCAGATCGAGCAGGGCAAGATGTCGTTCGGCGTCGGCCTCGTCGGCCTGCACCTGGTGGTCGCGGCGATCGTCGCGTTCATCTTCTGGTTGCGCGTGCGCAATCGTCCGCTGTTTACACGCGCGCTGTTCGGCCGCTCGGGAGCATGA